CAGTCATAATCCTCCTCATTTTCCTCCAATGTTCACCATAAACAGTAAAAACCATATCTTGACCCTTCCCTgtaaatatatcaaaaacaaCATTTCTTGTTCTTGAACCAAATTCAACCCCTTGTGTGTGTAAAACTTCTTTTGCTAATTCTGGGGATGACACAACAACTAAGTTACGTTGCCCCATTCTAAGCAACAACACATCACCAAATTTCTTGGCATACTCAGTAAGGTTTCTATGGTTCAAATCATCACCAACTTGAAGCCAATTCCCAAAAACTGGGACTGGAATTGGACCTGGGGGTAGTTTAAAACGCTTGGAACGAAGTTTAGAGACAATAATAGCGATTAAAATGGCAAAGAAAAGGCCTATTAAGGTCTTCTCCAGTAAGAGAAGATCCatttttaggacaataaaaatgAGTTCTTTGGGGGGCTATAAAAAAAGAGAATGTTTTTGTACTGGTTTGGAGAAAAGCgttgattgagtatttatagaggGGTTAGGTATGGGGGTTAGGTGGAGAGTTAACGGTGTTAAGTTTAACGGAATAGTAGATGGGTTGGGTAGAGGAAAGAGAGAGCGGGGTGGGGGAGTTGGTGAGCTCATAAAGACTTTTGCTAGGTGCATACTTCATTAGTTCATTAATGTTTGgttaacaaatattttattatgaagATAAGATTGAATAGAAAATAATTAATCTCACAAggattttacatattttatttataaactttATGTATTTGATCTCATGTGAAAATGAGAGACTGAATTATTAAGCAGCTTTCTTAATTAGTATCGAACATGTTCATCCTTGTTAAGAGATCCTAAAATAAAGTCCATTCGATTTAATTCATACGGTTTGTTCCGTACGAAGGGCATTCATATAAATGCTAGGACAAAAgagtttttattaaatatttttaaaagatataatatatatatatatgtgtgtgttctTTAACTTGAATTCAGTCGTAACTGTTTTTGATCTTAGGCTCGAAGCTACTATAAAAGTAATTGTCGGAGTTTTCTCAATCGAAGAAGCCTAAATCTGCGGCATATATGATTTTCTATGTGAAAATTTGTAAGCTATGTGGTGTCTTACACGTGTATTATGTGTCATATGTAGCGTTATAAATGCATCATATATTTGCACACCCAAAATTAAAAGACATAAACATTAATAAGTCACATTAAAgtacacaatatatatataattaaagaaaaattctaAATCAAAGCATTCTCCTATCTTCtttattacattttttttattttttttatattttatataataaaagaCAACAAGCACATTGCTCAAGCAGGCAACAGGTCGACATGTCTGCTTGAGCAGCTTGAGGGtatatttgtaatttttttatgattcttctgttttaatttgtttttcttattttttaattttttatatatttaaaaattgtaaaaaaaaaatactatagatCGTGATAATTTGTAgctgaatatttttaaaacataagaaaaacctcgattgattcttgaaattaatCTATTGGTGTCACATAAAATGGGACAAaaggagtaacatatattatttaatttaaaaactgCGTAAAAAGTTTTGTAAATCTCAATAATTAACAACATTCGATTGACTCTTGAAAGTCTATATGTGCTACATACATTGGGACAAAGggagtaatatatattatttcaaaacTACGTAAAactactataaattataataatttacaacttaaaatatttaaaagacatataaaaaGTTCGATCGACTCTCGAATAAGTGCCGCATAAATAGGAATAGATGAGTAACATATATTGTTTgaaaatgacataaaagtaatatagatcataataattaaaaaatttaaaattttatcaatgcTGCATAAAATtgggataaaaaaaataacatatattatttaaaaattacataaatatactataaattataataactaACAActcaaaatatctaaaaatcatatcaaaatttaattgaCTCTCCAAAATTTATCtacattatataaattgagacaacaAAATAACAGATATTGAACCCATACTAGTACAGATACATGTGtctggtatatatatatataaagaagagCAGGTTTCTTGCACGTCTTTAGTCACTTTTGAACAAGATGTGTATGCTACTTTTGTTCTACGTTTTTAGAAAGAGCTTACTTTCTTTCAATTCattttatttgtcatatttttttttacgttcttaaaaaaattatcaattaaagaataatttaattaaattatttaatttattaatttttctaatttaatatttctctcttttgcaccatattattatattttcatatttatgattaaaaataaaggtaagaacaaataattaattatattttaattatttaaaatgataattattttggaCAAATAAGTACGACAAGTAAAATGGATGAGAAAGCTCGTCCAAAATCTccatcataaaaaatataaagcaTGCATGGTCGACATTCAACTATCTTTAAATTGAGTGTATCAATTGACATTTTTTTCTGACTAATTTAGGTTTGCttgaaaataaaaacataatttccACCATCCAAAATTTTAAAGACAGTACATGATGGATGTTCAATTACttgtattattttatcaaaatatattatatgttaaaaaattatattaaaagtattataaataacaataattaacaatttgaaatatttagttgcgtatttaaaaattattataaatcataataataataattaacaactatAAATACTTCAAAAAATATTCTATTAGATCCACTCAAGTTGGGACAAGAacagtaatatatattatttgaaaattacgtaaaaattattataaattgcaataattaataattcaaattatttaaaaatcatataaaaatttctAATTAGCACTCCAAATTTTAGgcatatcacataaattgagacaagtACCAAACACAAtgtttaacaacttaaaatatattaaaaatttaattgactctcaaaatttcaCATGTGCTATATAAATTGTGACAAatggagtaacatatattatttaaaaattatgttaaacgtactataaattatataaaatttaattgtcTCTCATAATTTTATcagtatcacataaattaagacaaataaaataacatatattgaGCCCGTGCTTGCACGAGCTCATGTATCTAGTTTGTATCATAAGCTAAAGAAACTCGCTTGCATGTAAGTGATACCTAGATAGTAACTTGGTTCTTATATGTATACGTCTATCCTTGTATATATAAGAATCTTTTCATATTAATCTATGGGGTACGGTTTGATCtgacataaaatttaataaatgaaataagatttttaaaatttatagtctaaaatatttcttcattatttatattggtataaattatttcatcaaagataaaaacaattttttttaatgttaaattattttcaatcatCAGTTAATTTGGGAAATCCTAATTTTAGAGGTCAAATTAGTCAACATTTTAATAGCGGggccaaaatttaaaattaattgcACAATCAGATTACCTATAAATGAaggaatgatcaaaatcttaTCTTTTACTTAACTTATTAGgtcaaattatattattttttatttgaaagcTTTGGATTAAAATCCACCATtatatactttaaaatccattgaAAATAACAATCCAGAGTGTAATTGATAAGGCGTTAAAGTTGATTCTCTCTACCAGATGATATTACAAAGAGCCAAAgttcaaaatattaaaaaggaGGCTTAATACTCAATAATTTCATAAACTTTGCATTAagttttatttagatatttgaattataatttattctAATTAAGAATCTGAACgcatgataaattatttattttagacacTTTCAATTCAAATTTAGGAATTTCTTTTTGTATGTGTTTACAAGCGTCTCTTCGAGGTAGTTGGATTAACCTTAAAGGATACATATCAACCTCAATTGAAATAAGCATGAAATTTTACAGTTTACTAAGGCTAATGCAATGTATTAAGCCAAAATATATAACCGAAAATACTAGCAAATTTgtctcatttttaaaatttgaatcgaAAATGTCTAATAAGAATAAGTTAATCATGTGTTCAGTTGCTCAATACTCTTAAATTTAATAGGTTATCAGTGTATTAAGCCTTAAAAGTAAATGACAAGTCATTAATGATTATTAGTCTCTACTAGATGATTTAGAAAGCCATGGTTAGATGAATAATTATGCAATTTAACCAGTGGCAATAGGAGGCGTTGAGACGTCATTATCGTTCTTCCAAATAGTACCACAACAATGTAGtaccaaattaaattaatttaatttaatcgTGTTCGTTTAAAAATTACCTAACGGGGTTAGGTAAAGAATAAATAACATTAAATCAGACAAACATTTAATTTCATTGGCCAGGTCAAATGGAGGGTGGACCAGGGGCACCAACTATTTCCACATATTCAATGTGGCAttatatttaagttaaaatgTATTCGCATAACATGTTTTTTATACGAATTTTATCACTTAATTATGATTAAATAACATGTATTTATGTACTAATTGACTATTTGatgaataataaattaatacaaTTTCGTGCAACTACGTTAGCTTCATCCTCCCAAACCCCTTCCCTAAGGCTTCTATCATGTGGTAAGCAGAAATTAGTAGGTGGTCCAAAAGTCTTAAgtaaaaagatattttcaagttgaatttttgaatgattactcaactagttattttttttgtcctgatttcaattttacttttttaataaTAGATCAACTTTCTTAAATCTCATCTAATTTCATCACTTATCTCTCACCAGCAACAAATATCGCATAATTACATCTATTAAGGCTAAAATGAATGGAAAGAAATTAACCAATGTTTTTTATGTCCTAAATTGTCAATCCATTTTATTGGCCACTAAACCGCTCCCTTGGGTgacttacttattttttttcttcaaatgaCTTTTAATAACTATTAATTGAGTGATGTACGAGAAATCTAACTCCCAAAACAATGAAATTGTCAGAAAGCCAAATTACCATTTGTGTATCAAGAAAATACATCAGATAGGAGAActtgtaatgaatctagtccaaGAAGACTTCTATATAacataagaaagaagaatgttTTCTGTCAAACAAAGGTTTACACAATCAAACAACAATCATAATTATCAAATTTCTTCAGAACCCTTTAATGATAGTATTACAAAGTTTAGAAAGATCTTGGTTTCATCACAATGGTGGAGTGCTTCAAAATGTGTAGACTGAACTGTCCACCTTTCTCCGAGGTGTCGAGTTTAGACTGTCCTGGAGGAGGCAATAGCTCAAAGTTCTGCACCAAACGTCCCAAAGTGATGCCGAGAATTGGCAGAGCTAGGATAATTCCAGGGCAACTCCTCCTACCAACACCAAACGGAAGAAATCTAAAGTCATTCCCATTGGCCTCAACATGCTTCTCCTCTTCAAAAAACCTCTCGGGCCTGAACTCTTCCGGTTTCTTCCAGTGAGCAGGGTTGTTAGCTAGCCACCAAGCGTTAACCAAGATTTTGCTCTCAGCTGGAATATCATATCCAGCAAGTTTTGCATCATGAAGGTTCATGTGTGGGACTAAAAGAGGAATTGCCATCCGGAGTCTAAGAGTCTCCTTGATCACAGCCTGAAGGTACGGAAGCTTGGGCATGTCTGGCTCAGTCACTTGCACTCCTGGTCCAAGAACTGTATCAATCTCATCGCGGAGTTTCTTTTGGATGTGAGGGTGGTTGACTAGTTCTGCGATACCCCACTCAATTGACCACAACGTTGTTTCGATTGCTGTACATGACAATACTTAAGCATATTAGCTGAATAATGAACTAGCCAAGAAGTTTATGAACAGATATAAACAACAAAACATGCTTCAATGGTTCTAAATGGTAGGACGTGTGACTCTTTAAGTTAAGACCCCATCAAAACTCACTTGTTACTTACAACAAGGCGATGCAATCAATGAAACAACTTTAGGACAAGAGGCGATTTCAAGATCTACCGTTAGTGAGTTCAAGTCTTGTGGTAGTATAAAATTTGTGGTACCTAACTAGTCTTGATAGCATTGAGACATATCATGTGGTTCACTTGATTACTTATTTCCCGTTCAATGAGGGAAACTACAGGTTCAACTTGGATGTTAACATAACAGCTTATTTACCACAAGAAATTGGTATGTGGTAACAAACTGTTAACTCAATAGGAAGCCCATTTTGATCATAAAAACAGTTGTTCTTGGGGCCTTTAATTGGAATCTCTCAACTACtacttttaagaaaaaaaatacagagTAAATTGGAACTGGAAATGCATTAACTTATAAATTACTTTATTCTGACTAAGACAATTAAAATCATGTAAACGAGCGATAAAAATTCCAAGAAATACATCACACAAACACCAACCAAtactgttagaagttcttttcaACCATTTCATATACTACCAATCATTTCAAACCAAACTAGAACAAATTATACTCTCAAAGAATTAAAGATAAGTTTTTTTGAAACATACCAGCAACATTGATGTTTTCAACAATGTAAAGAACGTTATCCTCGTTGATCTCTCCCTTCTGTTGAGCTTCAAGAATGTGATCAATGGCACATTTTAGAGCATTGCTGTCCATGCTCTTGGTATTTGCAAGCTTCCTGcacaaagaaataaaaatgttaCAAACTAATGGTACCACAAAGCACTTCATCAAGCTAGACCTTACAGCCTTGGGAAATTCAAACGCTTTACCATGAGGTAAAGGAGCCGTCTTATATTATCTATCTTTTGGTTTTTGCACATCCTTATAACAATATTCGGCTAAACAATCCTTTATCTGTCTTTAAAGAAACCCGCTTAACGACTAAAATATAAACCAGAGGAAGTACTCCCTCCAATCCTTTTTATTTGCAGCTTTAACCAAAACAAATTCGGTCCATAATACTAGTATAGCTCTAATTAAGTTAGTCAAAACCTAGTAAGAAAATGGACCGCAAGCTTAACTCAAGCTCAAAAGCTAGCTCAATTGCCCAAGACCATACGAAAAGTTCAATCGCACCATCCCACACCAAATGGGACTTCAAACACCACTAGTTCACACAGGCCTACCATCTAGAGCATGGACAACAAATATGGCACCCAACATTGGGTAAACGAAGAATTAGAATGGCTTGGCTCGGATACCATGATAAGAAAGAATAGACATAGAGCCTAACTCAACCCAAAAGTTAGACTTGTCCAAAACATGTAAGAATCCAGTCACACCATCCCTCATTGAAGCAGGACTTGCAACAAAATCCCCTAAACAATTAATGCCATGGAATGATTTCCTTGCCAAAAGATTAAAGACAACAGTTTGTGATGTGATCCCCACATACCAAAGATCTCTATCAACAATACACCTACCTTATAAAAGACACTGAGTAAAGATTGGTTCTTTAGATTGATCCTATATCCTACACATTTACATTAAGACAATAAAACAAAGGAAAATCAACAATTGAGCATAAAGGAGACAAAGTGAACTTACTTTCTTTCATCAACAAAGTAGTCTTTGAATAGCTTCAACCTCTTTTCCTTAACCTCCTTACAAATCTTCAAATAACCTCTCAAGAAAGGCCTCAAAATAGGGATAAAATCACCATAATTGTACTCAAAGCTCTGAGCCAATCTACTCCTCTCACCATTCAAAGCCCTAAGCTTTACAAAAAGGGGATCATCTTCACTCTCAAATCTCCTATCAAACATAATCCTAAAcatattattatacatcataagCTGCAATCTTTTCCTCAAAACAATCC
This Solanum dulcamara chromosome 8, daSolDulc1.2, whole genome shotgun sequence DNA region includes the following protein-coding sequences:
- the LOC129898546 gene encoding trans-cinnamate 4-monooxygenase C4H2, producing the protein MDLLLLEKTLIGLFFAILIAIIVSKLRSKRFKLPPGPIPVPVFGNWLQVGDDLNHRNLTEYAKKFGDVLLLRMGQRNLVVVSSPELAKEVLHTQGVEFGSRTRNVVFDIFTGKGQDMVFTVYGEHWRKMRRIMTVPFFTNKVVQQYRGGWESEAASVVEDVKKNPESAKNGIVLRKRLQLMMYNNMFRIMFDRRFESEDDPLFVKLRALNGERSRLAQSFEYNYGDFIPILRPFLRGYLKICKEVKEKRLKLFKDYFVDERKKLANTKSMDSNALKCAIDHILEAQQKGEINEDNVLYIVENINVAAIETTLWSIEWGIAELVNHPHIQKKLRDEIDTVLGPGVQVTEPDMPKLPYLQAVIKETLRLRMAIPLLVPHMNLHDAKLAGYDIPAESKILVNAWWLANNPAHWKKPEEFRPERFFEEEKHVEANGNDFRFLPFGVGRRSCPGIILALPILGITLGRLVQNFELLPPPGQSKLDTSEKGGQFSLHILKHSTIVMKPRSF